The following coding sequences are from one bacterium window:
- a CDS encoding T9SS type A sorting domain-containing protein codes for MLKKMKYLIGSVCLLVLMSTVSAFADVSAVGAVLGTTTVNTASQYTVTFTTGGSGALTAASNDTIVITFPTNTTVPASVSTGANITVNGSNITTAASGSGQTLTITTPVDVGNSAGVTVIIASAAGVINPSTPGSAYALNVHTNIESTDIASGTYSITASTTALSVGAVTVTPNTIGNDGQYSFAITTAADGALISGSGQIMVTFPGTTNVPATFAGTDITVGGTNVATASGAGQVVTITTPIALNASTAYTIIFTTNANIRNPTTTGAGYTLTASTTAQTTAGTSPPYTIAVSSNALSVGAVTVNPNTIGNDGQYSFDITTAADGALISGSGQIMVTFPGTTNVPATFAGTDITVGGTNVATASGAGQVVTITTPIALNASTAYTIIFTTNANIRNPTTTGAGYTLTASTTVQTTAGTSLPYTIAVSSNTLSVGAVTVTPNTISNIGQYSFDITTAADGAILSGDSIVVTFPAGTVVPAAYAVADITVGGNNVATAGGSGQVVTITSPIALSAGTAYTIVFTTAADIRNPSTALGTYQISASTTVQTTAGNSPPYTIAVSSTPLSVGTVAVTPNTITNIGQYSFDITTHSDGAILSGDNIVVTFPAGTTVPTTYSSGDITVGGNSVSTAGGSGQTVTITSPIALSASTAYTIIFTTAASIQNPGTAGSTYQLSASTTVQTTAGNSPNYTIAASSNPLTVGAVTVTPNTVSNIAQYSFPITTAVDGALVSGSGTVSVTFPAGTIVPTTYSGGDITIGGTSVTVASGAGQTVTFTTPIALNASTAYTIIFTSAANIRNPAAIGSTYQLSASTSVQTIAGNSQNYTISASTIQLTVGAVTVSPSTIGNDGEYDITITTAADGTVVGGAGTVTVTFPAGTNVPAAFAAGDLRIGTSMPGSAVTAASGAGQAVTFTTPITLNASTSYIIRFTTNADIRNPLTTGARTLTVATSTQTTAGTSGSYSITTSSNALTVGAVTVSPNTIGNYGEYQFNITTSSDGALVAGTSTVSITFPAGTNVPAAYVAGDIRIGTSMPGTAVTVASGAGQVATFTTPINLNASTAYIVRFNTSADIRNPLTTGSRTLTAATSCQTSAGTSGSYSIGLSSTNVSVDSITPVPNTVGNQAAYTVIFDLSSDGGLVGGTSTITIDFNNDFNVLNGVLTGVTVNSVAATANGNGGGRTITVTVPNDIAAGTNNVTVYMPSTVVRNPNSSGDYTGDVNTSVQPAGTSPTFAIGASSIPIAVTSISLSTNVIDQAAQYTIDFDISSDGALTGGTSTITVTFQNDTLVTDGVLDNVNVEGVLCTSATGDSVARTIVIIPSNSFSGGTTGITLSIPSADVQNPHTGGNYTVDVETFVQPTGTSPQYTIGQSATAISGVTATPNPTVVGQDAAYLIEFDTSADGALDGGLSEIIIIFPIDTDVTNGALGGIVQVEGVGVTSATGNRATRTITIIPSQDFAASYSGITVSLSASDVRNPSTLGGYTLTVATSPQPAGTSGTYTMVQSGTSLSVGTVTPSPNTIGNLAAYTIDFNTGTQGQLVGGASEIVVTFPAGTTVPTAAFAGVTVEGTGADSAVGNAAARTVTIVPNQTISAGTPNVTIFIPQVNNIRNPITDNPYTLTVGTTPQPAGDSNNYDIGFSSTNVNVTSVTPNPTTIGNQSAYTIDFDTSADGGLVGGTSTITVVFPNDTLVTEGVIAGITVEGTGVASATGTAATRTIVITPAQNINASQSSITIYIPASEIRNPTTVSAVYTLTVTTSVQPAGISPFYNIGQSASSVAVGLPTANPATVGNPAIYTIPFTTSSDGALLSGTSTITIVFPVDTAVFNGGIAGITVNGNVVAGTGVFATRTISLTTPISIAGNTGVTVVIPAIGVTNPTTLGNYSLTVATSVQPAGISSLYGIGLSSNNVNVTSVAPTPSTVGNAAAYSVQFTTSLDGAISTGGNIFITLPVDTFVPTGAMAGILINGIADASTIGNTGSRLLTITTAAPISGSTTVTVAIPLAAGLVNPTTTGSYTLTVATTAQPSGISPAYTIDQSGTAVSVTSVTPSPTTVGSDAGYTVNFTTGSSGPLYAGSSHIIITLPANTVVPIGAIGGITVNGIAPTTATGSMSPAQIDLLISANINASTPVSVIIPSPEIQNPTSAGTYILTVETSAQPAGNSPGYSITISGTTVNVTAVSLSDNVVNTLASYTVNITPAVVLRGTLSSIFMVFPPNATVPDGAIANVSVGGSPATSAVGNSASRTISIIPSTDISASTDTPIVIANPVIMNPSYPLTTNTMSVSTTAQPMGTRDFTINPSWTTHITALTVSPNPTTAGTAAEYTINFTVGALGRLGPGSIIYVEFPTGTVLPGSAAAGTITVNGVGTTGTTYSDGMNLNVCVPTTVPINGTVALIYSISADVRNPSERSRIDDVHTDAEPTPATSNYYDISVSTTLGTPVVTPNPSSIFSIAEYTVVFDLGAQGSLNAGTTEIGIIFPNQVTLPTSFTPSDITVNGTPVLVAVRSGQIMRIISPIQMLAGASSKTITIIFSTDFGITNPAALGSYTLQAYTTIEPTFITSDPFDITASTATQITTPQVDLSPASINSYGRYIITFNVGPYGALVRDQGSFEMVFPVDFVLPVSIAATSIVVNNQQLNDPPTINGQTLTILSPVNVPLSGSVEIQIFSSARIQNRPTEGTVTFQLATSSEPNLVESNTVFIRRVTWDDVTSFPNPMKYHDSHNKAFTFLFVPDQEATLRIYTLDGRLVKTVTKNDTTDQMIWYLMNEKEKLVASGIYIYVIKGTSGEKKGKIAFLK; via the coding sequence ATGTTGAAAAAAATGAAATATCTTATCGGTTCAGTTTGTTTATTGGTACTTATGAGTACCGTATCGGCATTTGCCGATGTATCTGCTGTGGGTGCCGTTCTCGGCACAACGACTGTCAATACCGCTTCACAATACACAGTGACCTTCACAACCGGAGGCAGCGGCGCACTTACCGCCGCATCCAATGATACCATTGTGATCACCTTTCCAACCAATACAACTGTTCCGGCCTCTGTCTCCACCGGTGCCAACATTACTGTGAATGGAAGTAACATCACGACCGCTGCCTCCGGGTCCGGTCAGACCTTGACCATTACCACACCAGTGGATGTGGGCAACTCCGCCGGGGTTACAGTTATTATTGCAAGCGCAGCCGGTGTGATCAATCCCAGTACACCGGGATCAGCTTACGCGCTTAATGTCCACACAAACATCGAAAGTACGGATATTGCTTCCGGCACCTACTCCATCACCGCTTCTACCACCGCGCTTTCCGTCGGTGCGGTTACTGTGACCCCCAACACCATTGGCAATGACGGCCAATACAGCTTTGCCATCACAACTGCGGCAGACGGTGCCCTGATTTCAGGTTCCGGCCAGATCATGGTCACCTTCCCCGGAACGACCAATGTACCTGCCACCTTTGCCGGGACCGATATTACTGTTGGCGGCACCAATGTTGCTACTGCCAGCGGCGCAGGTCAGGTTGTCACTATCACGACTCCGATCGCGCTCAATGCCAGTACTGCCTATACGATTATTTTTACGACCAATGCAAATATTCGCAATCCCACTACCACAGGTGCAGGATACACACTTACCGCTTCCACCACAGCCCAGACCACAGCCGGCACCAGCCCCCCTTACACTATTGCCGTATCTTCCAACGCTTTGTCCGTCGGTGCGGTTACTGTAAATCCCAATACCATCGGCAATGACGGCCAATATAGTTTTGACATCACCACTGCGGCAGACGGTGCCCTGATTTCAGGTTCCGGCCAGATCATGGTCACCTTCCCCGGAACGACCAATGTACCTGCCACCTTTGCCGGGACCGATATTACTGTTGGCGGCACCAATGTTGCTACTGCCAGCGGCGCAGGTCAGGTTGTCACTATCACGACTCCGATCGCGCTCAATGCCAGTACTGCCTATACGATTATTTTTACGACCAATGCAAATATCCGCAATCCCACTACCACAGGTGCAGGATACACACTTACCGCTTCCACCACCGTCCAGACCACAGCCGGCACCAGCCTCCCTTACACGATTGCCGTATCTTCCAACACTTTGTCCGTCGGTGCGGTTACTGTGACCCCCAACACGATTTCCAATATCGGCCAATACAGTTTTGACATCACCACTGCCGCCGACGGTGCCATTTTATCAGGCGATAGTATTGTGGTCACCTTCCCGGCAGGCACGGTTGTTCCGGCAGCTTATGCCGTAGCCGATATCACAGTCGGCGGCAACAATGTCGCCACTGCCGGCGGATCAGGCCAAGTTGTGACCATTACTTCCCCGATCGCTTTAAGCGCCGGCACGGCTTACACCATTGTGTTTACAACTGCGGCGGATATTCGCAATCCTTCTACCGCTTTGGGTACTTATCAGATCAGTGCCTCAACCACGGTCCAGACAACCGCCGGCAACAGCCCCCCTTACACGATTGCCGTATCATCGACGCCATTGTCAGTCGGCACTGTCGCCGTAACACCGAATACGATTACCAATATCGGACAATACAGTTTTGACATCACCACCCATTCAGACGGCGCCATCTTGTCAGGAGATAATATTGTAGTCACATTCCCTGCCGGGACAACCGTCCCGACCACGTATTCGTCCGGCGATATCACGGTAGGCGGCAACTCAGTTTCAACTGCCGGCGGATCCGGCCAAACAGTTACCATCACATCTCCCATTGCACTAAGCGCCAGTACTGCCTATACCATTATTTTTACAACAGCAGCCAGTATTCAAAATCCGGGCACTGCCGGTTCGACCTACCAATTGAGCGCCTCCACGACGGTCCAAACCACAGCCGGCAACAGCCCAAATTATACCATTGCCGCTTCTTCAAACCCACTCACCGTAGGCGCGGTTACTGTCACACCCAACACTGTCAGTAATATCGCACAATATTCTTTTCCAATTACCACCGCCGTAGACGGCGCTTTGGTCAGCGGTTCCGGTACTGTTTCCGTCACCTTCCCGGCAGGCACCATTGTGCCGACCACCTATTCCGGCGGTGACATCACCATCGGCGGCACCTCTGTCACAGTTGCCAGCGGTGCCGGACAAACCGTGACCTTCACCACACCGATCGCCCTCAATGCCAGCACAGCTTACACCATCATCTTTACATCAGCGGCAAATATTCGTAATCCTGCAGCTATCGGTTCGACCTACCAATTAAGCGCCTCCACCAGTGTCCAGACCATTGCAGGCAACAGCCAGAATTATACGATTTCCGCATCTACCATCCAACTTACCGTCGGCGCGGTCACGGTTTCACCCAGCACCATCGGAAATGACGGAGAGTATGATATCACCATCACCACTGCGGCGGACGGCACTGTGGTGGGTGGAGCAGGAACCGTCACTGTGACCTTTCCGGCAGGCACCAATGTTCCTGCCGCGTTTGCTGCCGGCGACCTTAGGATCGGAACTTCCATGCCCGGATCGGCTGTTACCGCAGCCAGTGGTGCCGGACAAGCTGTGACCTTCACGACACCCATCACATTGAATGCCAGTACTTCTTATATTATTCGTTTTACCACCAATGCAGACATCCGTAACCCACTCACCACCGGAGCCAGAACACTAACAGTGGCCACCAGTACGCAGACCACGGCCGGTACCAGTGGCAGTTATTCAATCACGACATCATCGAATGCCTTGACCGTGGGTGCGGTTACGGTCTCGCCGAACACCATCGGCAATTACGGCGAATACCAATTCAATATCACCACCAGTTCAGACGGCGCGCTGGTCGCAGGCACCAGCACCGTCTCAATCACTTTCCCGGCAGGCACCAATGTCCCGGCCGCCTATGTTGCCGGTGATATCCGGATCGGTACCAGTATGCCCGGAACAGCGGTCACAGTTGCCAGCGGAGCAGGTCAGGTCGCAACCTTTACCACCCCGATTAATCTTAATGCGAGTACTGCTTATATTGTCCGCTTCAATACATCCGCCGATATCCGTAACCCGCTTACAACCGGTTCAAGGACTCTGACTGCCGCCACAAGTTGCCAGACCTCTGCCGGCACCAGCGGCAGCTACAGTATCGGGCTTTCATCAACCAATGTAAGCGTTGACAGCATTACCCCTGTTCCCAATACCGTAGGCAATCAGGCCGCGTATACCGTTATCTTTGATCTTTCCTCAGACGGCGGGCTGGTCGGCGGCACCAGCACCATTACCATTGATTTTAATAACGATTTTAATGTTCTCAACGGAGTATTAACCGGTGTCACAGTCAACAGCGTGGCTGCGACTGCCAATGGTAATGGCGGCGGCCGCACCATCACTGTAACTGTTCCCAATGATATTGCCGCAGGTACGAACAATGTTACGGTCTATATGCCCAGCACAGTGGTACGCAATCCCAACTCTTCCGGCGATTATACCGGAGATGTTAACACCTCAGTCCAACCCGCCGGTACCAGCCCCACCTTTGCCATCGGCGCTTCTTCAATACCTATCGCTGTGACCAGTATTTCGCTTTCAACCAATGTGATTGACCAGGCTGCCCAATATACCATTGACTTTGATATTTCTTCAGACGGCGCCCTCACCGGCGGCACCAGCACCATTACAGTAACTTTCCAAAATGATACCCTCGTGACCGATGGTGTTTTGGACAATGTCAATGTCGAAGGTGTTTTGTGTACCTCCGCGACAGGAGATTCAGTTGCCAGAACCATTGTCATTATACCTTCCAATAGTTTTTCCGGCGGCACCACAGGTATCACGTTGTCCATTCCCAGTGCGGATGTACAAAACCCGCACACCGGAGGCAATTATACTGTGGATGTGGAGACTTTTGTCCAACCGACCGGTACGAGCCCACAATACACCATCGGGCAGTCGGCAACCGCGATTTCCGGCGTGACCGCGACCCCTAATCCAACCGTGGTTGGTCAAGATGCAGCTTACTTGATTGAGTTTGACACCAGCGCAGACGGTGCCTTAGACGGCGGATTAAGTGAAATTATCATCATCTTCCCTATTGACACTGACGTAACCAACGGTGCTTTGGGCGGTATTGTCCAGGTCGAGGGCGTTGGTGTTACATCTGCGACCGGTAACCGGGCCACCCGCACCATTACCATCATTCCCAGCCAGGACTTTGCAGCCAGTTATTCAGGCATCACGGTGTCACTGTCCGCTTCCGATGTGCGCAACCCGAGTACCCTGGGTGGATATACATTGACCGTTGCGACCTCGCCACAACCTGCTGGTACCAGCGGAACCTATACCATGGTGCAATCCGGCACTTCCCTCAGCGTGGGAACCGTCACACCCAGTCCCAACACCATCGGCAACCTTGCCGCCTATACCATTGATTTCAATACCGGCACACAAGGCCAGTTGGTCGGCGGTGCCAGTGAAATCGTAGTGACCTTCCCGGCAGGCACCACGGTCCCGACCGCTGCTTTTGCAGGTGTCACTGTGGAAGGCACGGGCGCTGATTCAGCGGTTGGAAACGCCGCCGCCCGGACCGTCACCATTGTGCCCAATCAAACCATTTCCGCCGGCACCCCCAATGTCACGATTTTTATTCCCCAAGTCAATAATATCCGGAACCCGATTACTGATAATCCTTATACTCTGACAGTCGGCACCACACCCCAACCGGCCGGAGACAGCAACAATTACGACATTGGTTTTTCTTCCACTAATGTGAATGTCACTTCCGTTACACCCAACCCGACCACCATTGGCAACCAGTCAGCTTATACCATTGACTTCGATACCAGTGCAGACGGCGGATTGGTGGGCGGCACCAGCACCATCACAGTTGTGTTCCCCAATGACACGTTGGTGACAGAAGGCGTAATCGCCGGCATCACGGTCGAAGGTACGGGTGTTGCTTCTGCGACAGGCACGGCAGCCACCCGCACAATCGTCATCACACCGGCCCAGAATATCAATGCCAGTCAATCCAGCATCACGATCTACATCCCGGCTTCCGAAATACGCAACCCAACCACTGTCAGCGCCGTGTACACCTTGACTGTGACCACCTCAGTCCAGCCGGCCGGCATCAGTCCGTTCTACAACATTGGACAGTCAGCCAGTTCGGTCGCAGTCGGACTGCCCACAGCCAATCCTGCAACCGTAGGAAATCCTGCAATATATACCATACCCTTCACCACATCTTCAGACGGTGCCCTGCTCTCCGGAACCAGCACCATCACGATCGTGTTCCCTGTGGATACTGCAGTCTTCAATGGCGGCATCGCCGGCATCACAGTCAACGGCAATGTTGTGGCAGGAACCGGTGTTTTTGCAACACGCACAATCTCTTTGACCACACCAATTTCTATTGCCGGCAATACCGGTGTCACGGTGGTTATTCCCGCAATAGGCGTCACCAACCCGACCACACTCGGAAACTACTCTCTCACTGTGGCCACATCCGTCCAACCGGCAGGCATCAGTTCGCTTTACGGTATCGGTCTTTCTTCCAACAATGTCAATGTGACCAGTGTCGCACCCACACCGTCCACTGTTGGTAATGCAGCTGCATATTCGGTGCAGTTCACAACCAGCTTGGACGGCGCCATCTCTACAGGCGGCAATATCTTCATCACATTACCGGTAGACACCTTTGTTCCAACCGGAGCCATGGCGGGTATCCTGATCAATGGTATTGCTGATGCATCCACAATCGGAAATACAGGCAGCCGGTTATTGACCATCACGACCGCAGCGCCGATTTCCGGTTCAACAACAGTCACCGTGGCAATCCCACTTGCTGCGGGTCTGGTCAACCCGACCACCACAGGTAGTTATACACTCACAGTGGCCACTACAGCCCAACCTTCCGGCATCAGCCCGGCATATACCATTGACCAATCCGGCACTGCAGTGAGCGTCACCAGCGTGACACCCTCACCGACTACCGTAGGCTCGGACGCCGGGTACACTGTCAACTTCACCACTGGCAGCAGTGGCCCGCTCTATGCCGGTTCCAGCCATATCATCATCACACTACCGGCCAACACCGTAGTGCCCATTGGCGCCATTGGCGGCATCACGGTCAATGGAATTGCGCCAACCACGGCCACCGGCAGCATGTCTCCGGCACAAATCGACCTCTTAATTAGCGCAAACATCAATGCCAGCACTCCCGTATCTGTAATTATCCCCTCACCGGAAATTCAAAATCCGACCAGTGCAGGCACCTATATCCTGACAGTCGAAACCTCGGCCCAACCGGCGGGCAACAGTCCGGGATACAGTATCACCATCTCAGGAACGACAGTTAATGTAACCGCTGTTTCCTTGTCAGACAATGTGGTCAACACGCTGGCAAGTTATACCGTGAATATCACACCGGCAGTTGTCCTGCGCGGAACCCTAAGCTCCATTTTTATGGTCTTCCCGCCAAACGCTACTGTGCCGGACGGCGCGATTGCCAATGTCTCGGTGGGCGGATCACCGGCCACGTCGGCTGTGGGCAACAGTGCCTCCAGAACAATTAGTATTATTCCCTCAACGGATATTTCCGCCAGCACGGACACACCCATTGTCATTGCCAATCCGGTGATCATGAATCCCAGTTATCCCCTCACCACCAACACCATGAGTGTCAGCACAACCGCCCAGCCGATGGGCACGCGTGATTTCACGATCAACCCGTCCTGGACCACCCACATCACGGCACTCACCGTAAGTCCAAACCCGACCACCGCAGGTACTGCCGCTGAGTATACAATTAATTTTACAGTCGGCGCTTTAGGCCGGCTTGGTCCTGGCAGCATTATTTATGTGGAATTCCCAACCGGAACAGTCCTGCCCGGTTCGGCCGCCGCCGGGACCATCACGGTCAATGGCGTGGGCACGACCGGAACAACCTACTCAGACGGGATGAACCTCAATGTCTGTGTTCCCACCACCGTACCCATCAACGGAACCGTCGCTCTGATATATTCCATCTCGGCTGATGTACGCAATCCCTCGGAGCGGTCGCGGATTGATGATGTGCACACCGACGCCGAACCAACGCCCGCGACTTCCAATTACTATGATATTTCCGTGAGCACGACTCTCGGGACTCCGGTTGTGACCCCTAATCCCAGTTCAATTTTCTCAATTGCTGAATATACTGTTGTATTTGACCTGGGTGCTCAGGGAAGTTTAAACGCCGGTACCACTGAAATCGGGATCATCTTCCCCAACCAGGTGACACTGCCGACATCCTTCACACCTTCCGATATCACGGTCAACGGAACACCTGTATTGGTGGCAGTCCGGAGCGGTCAGATCATGCGCATTATTTCACCCATCCAGATGCTCGCAGGGGCCAGCTCCAAGACCATCACAATCATCTTTAGCACTGACTTTGGGATCACCAACCCGGCTGCCCTGGGGTCTTATACCCTCCAGGCTTACACCACGATTGAGCCGACATTTATTACATCCGATCCGTTTGATATCACCGCTTCCACTGCAACACAAATCACAACACCCCAGGTTGACCTCTCGCCGGCTTCGATCAATTCTTATGGCCGGTACATTATCACCTTCAATGTGGGTCCCTATGGCGCGCTGGTGCGCGATCAGGGCAGCTTTGAAATGGTCTTCCCGGTTGACTTTGTGCTGCCGGTCAGTATTGCCGCCACAAGCATCGTGGTCAATAACCAACAACTCAATGATCCCCCAACCATCAACGGCCAAACATTGACCATTCTCTCACCGGTGAACGTCCCCTTGAGCGGATCTGTGGAAATCCAAATTTTCTCCAGTGCCCGCATCCAGAACAGACCCACTGAGGGTACTGTGACTTTCCAGCTGGCAACCAGCAGTGAACCAAACCTGGTGGAATCCAATACCGTTTTCATCCGCCGGGTCACCTGGGATGATGTCACCAGTTTCCCCAATCCCATGAAATACCATGACTCCCACAACAAAGCCTTCACCTTCCTTTTCGTGCCTGATCAGGAAGCCACGTTGCGGATTTATACACTGGACGGCCGCTTAGTGAAAACCGTGACCAAAAACGACACCACAGATCAAATGATTTGGTATTTGATGAATGAAAAAGAGAAACTGGTTGCCAGCGGCATTTATATTTATGTCATCAAGGGAACGAGCGGCGAGAAAAAAGGCAAGATTGCTTTCTTGAAATAA